In Cercospora beticola chromosome 3, complete sequence, the following proteins share a genomic window:
- a CDS encoding uncharacterized protein (BUSCO:EOG09265SHM) — MADRLTQLQDCLDDLLNQMYASLHYIHNRHPYGTIEGQPQGPHFRLAGDDDDKEDKKDKKKGSAAAVINGDNDAKPEVTTPEQEDPDKFNTGLRELAQDLVLKEQQIEYIVNSLPGLGNSEQSQEQRMKELERELREVELEREKKEADKQELVAVLGEVIGKVKRVP; from the coding sequence ATGGCAGACCGGCTCACTCAGCTCCAAGACTGCCTGGATGATCTCCTCAACCAGATGTACGCTTCTCTGCACTACATCCACAACCGCCATCCGTATGGCACCATCGAGGGTCAGCCGCAAGGACCACACTTCCGCCTcgccggcgacgacgacgacaaggaggacaagaaggacaagaagaaaggcTCCGCCGCGGCCGTGATCAATGGTGACAATGATGCGAAGCCCGAGGTCACCACTCCTGAGCAAGAGGACCCGGACAAGTTCAACACAGGCTTGAGAGAACTCGCACAGGATCTGGTGCTTAAGGAGCAGCAGATTGAGTACATTGTGAACTCACTGCCGGGCCTGGGCAATAGTGAGCAGAGTCAGGAGCAGAGGATGAAAGAGTTGGAGCGCGAACTGCGAGAGGTCGAGCTGGagcgggagaagaaggaagcggACAAGCAGGAGCTCGTCGCTGTACTGGGCGAAGTCATTGGGAAGGTGAAGAGGGTGCCGTGA
- the ATG15_2 gene encoding Putative lipase atg15 gives MAYDAYVPDPSSKEWKSIGPGNHSIFNHSSSFGWDSDGLRGHVFLDETNSTMVISLKGTSMALFDGEGSTRKDKLNDNLFASCCCGQGGHYGWKVVCDCMTSAFTCNNTCLASSLETKDHYYNAGRELYGNITARYPQISNVWLTGHSLGGVVASLLGMTYGVPVMTYEAFPDALAASRLGLPTPPGYHIGQSRFSDTGIYHYGHTADPVFMGTCNSLLSGCTLVGYAFQSMCHTGKTCIYDTVKDLGWRSSVSSHRIVSVISDVLEAYDQVPVCEVTSDCEDCFNWKFYESDGSENSTEEYLPRSTIRDLA, from the coding sequence ATGGCCTACGATGCCTACGTGCCAGATCCATCAAGTAAAGAGTGGAAATCAATCGGTCCTGGCAACCACTCTATCTTCAACCACTCGTCGTCCTTTGGCTGGGACTCTGATGGCCTGAGAGGGCATGTGTTTCTGGACGAGACGAATAGTACGATGGTCATTAGCCTGAAGGGGACTTCGATGGCATTATTCGACGGAGAAGGGTCCACTCGCAAGGACAAGCTGAATGACAACCTCTTCGCATCCTGTTGTTGCGGTCAAGGTGGTCATTACGGTTGGAAGGTCGTGTGTGATTGTATGACTTCggctttcacatgcaatAACACTTGTTTGGCATCTTCGCTGGAAACAAAGGATCACTACTACAACGCCGGACGAGAGTTATACGGAAACATCACTGCCCGATACCCACAGATATCAAACGTCTGGTTGACTGGTCACTCGCTAGGCGGCGTTGTCGCTTCTTTATTGGGCATGACATATGGTGTTCCTGTGATGACTTATGAGGCATTTCCAGACGCTTTGGCAGCATCACGTTTGGGCTTACCGACACCGCCTGGATATCATATTGGCCAGTCACGATTCAGCGATACAGGGATTTACCATTATGGCCACACTGCTGACCCTGTCTTCATGGGTACCTGCAACTCATTATTATCGGGCTGTACGTTGGTAGGATATGCATTCCAGAGCATGTGTCATACCGGAAAGACGTGTATCTATGACACGGTCAAGGACCTGGGATGGCGGTCTAGTGTTAGCTCTCATCGAATTGTGAGCGTCATATCGGATGTGCTCGAGGCGTATGACCAAGTTCCTGTCTGCGAGGTGACGAGCGACTGTGAAGACTGTTTCAATTGGAAGTTTTATGAAAGCGACGGGTCTGAGAACTCCACCGAGGAATATCTGCCTAGGTCAACGATACGCGATCTGGCATAG
- a CDS encoding uncharacterized protein (CAZy:GT2_Chitin_synth), translated as MAVNQQNLAALPAHSMSDTNITSHIASRFHQHLPITTLSSQGYISVNTYNSAAKGPNGGKEGSAMGAAEELASRMWTRLGARQENQAAVFLGESGTGKTTIRSHLLSNLLQYSSTPLSKKLSFAAFVFDSLTTTKSITTPTASKAGLFFELQYDTTSSIHPTLIGGKVLDHRLERSRVAVVPPGERNFHILYYLLAGTSPAEKEHLGLDLNGSTPAGVGNRTSMGNGSKRWRYLGHPSQMKVGINDAEGFQHFKTALRKLEFPREEIAHMCEVLAAILHIGQLEFMTTQSTTPAPDESGGYGAEGGEDITVVKNKDTLATIAAFLGVGERTLEQSLGYRTKILHRERVTVMLDPKGARENADELARTLYSLLVALVMEKINQRLCAVEDQIANTIAIVDFPGFAQAASTGSVLDQLLINAANESLYNFCLQSFFERKAELLETEEVPVPATSYFDNTDAVKGLLKPGNGVLSILDDQMRRGKTDIQLLESLHRRFKGKNPAIEVASPTVVLPGTNFQTPNQYPKFTIKHFAGEVEYPVEGLLEENGEVISGDLMNLVSTTSSPFVSELFGQEALNKTLHPQDRTAITQASVASKPSRMPSTVRRKGSRPARLQQREEDNGSDEGRTKSFSRSNNGPAAEAQQGAAAQFLASLDIINRALSAPNTNPYFFFCLKPNDRRIANQFDSKCVRTQIQVLGLAEIGQRLKNADFSIFMPFSEFLGSAEGEVSIVGSEREKAELILDDKSWPSNEARVGTTGVFLSERCWRQISNVPELGEAPPAGPYGDESYANSGVLTPDAKRGFGESKVQLLQTPGSGYLDDKAAGYFGSRDLDVKSEAGASAFREGDMFRNLETRSQMAEKGNEVKAAEIEERPASGSRIRWLVLVYIFTWWCPDFLIRTIGRMPRKDVRMAWREKLAINMMIWLSCAFVVFFMVGFPILICPTQHVYSLEELTSYNGKDGAQSYIAIRGVVFDLDAFMPAHYPSIVPQSALKKYAGTEATNLFPVQVSAMCQGVNESGIDPAVQLSFVTYNYSGSTAAIGAQDTNAQYHDFRWATNDSRPAWFIEQMIMLSGHYWKGNIGYSPQYLKTLASKQNYVAYIDGRVYDFTDYIAGGRAPQYPSDTDRPSTPPNSNFMDDRVVDLFQQRSGQDVTKYWEGLNLDQGLRNRMRTCMDNLFYVGNLDTRSSPQCQFAKYILLAISLLLVSVICFKFLAALQFGKKNVPENLDKFVICTVPAYTEDEDSLRRAIDSAARMRYDDKRKLLFIICDGMIIGQGNDRPTPRIVLDILGVPETVDPVPLSFESLGEGMKQHNMGKIYSGLYEVQGHIVPFIVVVKVGKPSEVSRPGNRGKRDSQMILMRFLNRVHYNQPMTPLELELHHQIRNVIGVNPTFYEFLLQIDADTVVAPDSATRFVSAFVNDTKLIAVCGETALTNAKASFITMMQVYEYYISHNLTKAFESLFGSVTCLPGCFTMYRIRAAETGKPLFVSREIVTDYSEVRVDTLHMKNLLHLGEDRYLTTLLMKYHSKYKTKYIMRAHAWTIAPDSWAVFMSQRRRWINSTVHNLIEVIPLQQLCGFCCFSMRFVVFLDLLSTIVQPVIVGYIVYLIVTVAKNPSTVPVTAFILLGAIYGLQAIIFIVRRKWEMVGWMIIYMVATPIFSFALPLLAFWHMDDFSWGNTRMVTGEKGKQIIVSDEGKFDPDSIPKKKWEEYQAELWDAQTRDDARSEISGISYATKSWHPAASEFGYQQPGHNSQLSIPVMPHNASHMSLAYSDNGMPMGMGARSEYGDISSDMPSDDAILAEIREILRTADLMTVTKKSIKAELERRFQVPMDSKRQYIGSATEAILSGQL; from the exons ATGGCCGTCAATCAGCAGAACCTGGCGGCGCTGCCAGCCCATTCGATGTCGGATACAAACATCACCTCGCACATCGCCTCCCGATTCCATCAGCACCTGCCCATCACGACATTGTCGTCGCAGGGCTACATTTCTGTCAACACATACAACTCCGCCGCTAAGGGCCCCAATGGCGGCAAGGAAGGGAGCGCCATGGGCGCCGCTGAGGAGCTCGCCAGTCGCATGTGGACAAGATTGGGAGCGCGACAGGAGAACCAGGCTGCTGTCTTTCT CGGAGAATCTGGTACAGGCAAAACCACAATCAGATCACATCTGCTCAGCAACCTCCTACAATACAGCAGCACACCACTCTCCAAAAAGCTGTCATTTGCCGCCTTCGTTTTCGACTCGCTCACGACGACCAAGTCCATCACAACACCTACCGCATCCAAGGCAGGTCTATTCTTCGAGCTTCAATATGATACCACCTCTTCCATCCACCCTACACTCATTGGTGGTAAAGTCCTGGACCACAGACTGGAACGCAGCCGAGTGGCAGTGGTGCCACCTGGAGAGCGTAACTTCCACATTCTCTACTACCTTCTCGCAGGCACCAGCCCTGCGGAGAAAGAGCACCTCGGACTCGACCTCAATGGCAGCACTCCAGCGGGCGTAGGCAACAGGACCTCGATGGGCAATGGCAGCAAGCGATGGCGATATCTCGGACACCCTTCTCAAATGAAAGTGGGCATCAATGACGCGGAAGGGTTCCAACATTTCAAGACTGCTCTGCGCAAGTTGGAATTCCCTCGCGAGGAGATCGCTCACATGTGTGAGGTCCTCGCAGCCATTCTTCACATTGGTCAGCTTGAATTCATGACCACGCAATCCACCACACCCGCACCTGATGAGAGCGGTGGCTATGGTGCCGAAGGTGGCGAGGACATCACCGTTGTTAAGAACAAGGACACTCTTGCCACAATTGCGGCCTTCCTTGGCGTGGGTGAGCGGACGCTTGAGCAATCTTTGGGTTACAGGACCAAGATTTTGCACCGCGAGCGAGTCACCGTCATGCTGGATCCGAAGGGTGCCCGCGAGAACGCTGATGAGCTGGCAAGGACTCTGTACAGCTTGTTGGTAGCGTTGGTCATGGAGAAGATCAACCAGCGGCTTTGCGCCGTGGAGGACCAAATTGCCAACACAATTGCAATTGTGGACTTCCCTGGCTTTGCACAAGCAGCGTCCACCGGCAGCGTGCTGGATCAGCTCCTCATCAATGCCGCCAACGAGTCGCTGTACAACTTCTGTCTCCAAAGTTTCTTCGAGCGCAAGGCAGAGCTCTTGGAGACGGAAGAAGTGCCGGTGCCCGCTACTAGCTACTTCGACAACACTGACGCCGTTAAGGGCCTACTCAAGCCCGGCAATGGAGTGCTCAGCATCCTCGACGATCAAATGAGGCGTGGCAAGACCGACATCCAGCTGCTGGAATCTTTGCACAGACGTTTCAAGGGCAAGAACCCGGCCATTGAGGTCGCCAGTCCCACTGTCGTTCTCCCAGGCACTAACTTCCAGACACCGAACCAGTACCCCAAGTTCACCATCAAGCACTTTGCTGGTGAGGTGGAGTACCCAGTGGAAGGCTTGCTTGAGGAGAATGGAGAGGTCATCTCTGGCGACTTGATGAACCTCGTCAGCACAACCTCGAGTCCCTTCGTTTCTGAGCTCTTCGGACAAGAGGCTTTGAACAAGACCCTGCATCCGCAAGATCGCACTGCTATCACACAGGCTTCTGTGGCTTCCAAGCCATCTCGAATGCCCAGCACCGTGCGCAGAAAGGGCAGCCGTCCAGCACGCCTCCAGCAGCGTGAGGAGGACAATGGAAGCGATGAGGGAAGGACGAAGAGCTTTTCGCGCTCGAATAACGGTCCTGCTGCGGAGGCACAACAAGGCGCTGCTGCACAATTCCTGGCTTCActcgacatcatcaacagGGCGCTGAGTGCCCCGAACACCAACccctacttcttcttctgcctcaAGCCCAACGACCGCAGAATCGCAAATCAGTTCGACAGTAAATGCGTTCGAACGCAGATTCAGGTGCTTGGTCTTGCTGAGATCGGACAGCGCCTGAAGAATGCCGACTTCAGCATTTTCATGCCATTCAGCGAATTCCTCGGATCTGCAGAGGGAGAGGTCTCCATTGTTGGCTCAGAGCGCGAGAAAGCAGAGCTTATCCTTGATGATAAGAGTTGGCCTAGCAATGAGGCGCGAGTAGGCACTACCGGTGTCTTCCTCAGCGAGCGTTGCTGGCGACAGATATCAAATGTGCCAGAGCTCGGAGAAGCTCCTCCCGCTGGGCCCTACGGTGATGAATCTTATGCTAACTCCGGGGTTCTCACTCCGGACGCCAAGCGAGGATTCGGCGAGTCCAAGGTGCAGTTGCTACAAACTCCTGGTTCTGGCTATCTGGACGACAAGGCAGCCGGGTACTTTGGTAGCAGAGATCTGGACGTCAAGTCTGAAGCTGGTGCATCTGCTTTCCGCGAGGGAGACATGTTCCGTAACCTGGAAACGCGATCTCAAATGGCGGAGAAGGGGAACGAAGTGAAGGCTGCCGAGATTGAGGAGCGTCCAGCTTCAGGCAGTCGCATTCGCTGGCTCGTCTTGGTATACATCTTCACCTGGTGGTGTCCAGACTTCCTCATCCGGACCATCGGTCGCATGCCTCGAAAGGACGTCCGGATGGCTTGGAGAGAGAAGTTGGCCATCAACATGATGATTTGGCTCTCCTGCGCATTCGTTGTCTTCTTCATGGTTGGCTTTCCCATCCTCATTTGCCCGACGCAGCACGTTTACAGTCTGGAGGAACTGACAAGCTACAACGGAAAGGACGGTGCGCAGTCGTACATTGCGATTCGCGGTGTCGTGTTCGACCTTGATGCTTTCATGCCGGCGCACTATCCTTCCATTGTGCCTCAATCTGCCCTAAAAAAGTATGCCGGAACGGAAGCAACAAATCTCTTCCCTGTTCAAGTCTCGGCCATGTGCCAAGGCGTCAACGAGTCTGGCATTGACCCAGCTGTCCAGCTGAGCTTCGTGACATACAACTACAGCGGCTCGACCGCAGCGATTGGTGCTCAAGATACCAATGCGCAGTACCACGACTTCCGCTGGGCCACCAATGACTCTCGGCCGGCCTGGTTCATCGAGCAGATGATCATGCTTTCGGGACACTACTGGAAGGGCAACATTGGCTACTCACCACAGTATCTCAAAACTCTCGCATCCAAGCAGAATTATGTCGCCTACATTGACGGCCGCGTCTACGACTTCACCGATTACATCGCCGGCGGCAGAGCACCACAATATCCTTCCGACACTGACAGACCCTCTACTCCGCCCAACTCGAACTTCATGGACGACAGAGTGGTTGATCTGTTCCAACAGCGTTCCGGCCAAGACGTGACCAAGTACTGGGAAGGTCTCAATCTTGATCAGGGTCTGAGAAACCGCATGCGCACTTGCATGGACAATCTCTTCTATGTCGGTAACCTTGATACGCGAAGCAGTCCGCAGTGTCAATTCGCAAAATACATCCTGCTGGCgatttcgctgctgctggtgtctGTCATCTGCTTCAAGTTTTTGGCTGCCCTGCAGTTTGGAAAGAAGAACGTTCCGGAAAACCTTGACAAATTCGTTATTTGCACAGTGCCCGCATACacggaagacgaagactctTTGCGCCGTGCTATTGATTCTGCTGCGCGTATGAGGTACGACGACAAGCGCAAACTACTGTTCATCATCTGCGACGGTATGATTATTGGTCAAGGCAACGACAGACCAACTCCACGCATTGTCCTGGACATCTTGGGCGTGCCAGAGACTGTCGATCCAGTACCCCTCAGCTTCGAATCGCTCGGAGAAGGCATGAAACAACACAACATGGGCAAGATCTATTCTGGTCTCTACGAAGTGCAGGGTCACATTGTGCCTtttatcgtcgtcgtcaaggTCGGAAAACCATCCGAAGTCAGCCGTCCTGGTAACCGTGGCAAGCGCGATTCCCAGATGATCCTGATGCGCTTCCTCAACCGAGTCCATTACAACCAGCCTATGACACCCctcgagctggagctgcacCACCAGATTCGTAATGTGATCGGAGTTAATCCTACCTTCTACGAGTTCCTGCTGCAAATCGATGCAGATACAGTCGTAGCTCCAGACTCTGCGACGCGCTTCGTTTCTGCGTTCGTCAACGATACCAAGCTCATCGCTGTGTGCGGTGAGACTGCGCTCACGAATGCCAAGGCATCGTTCATCACCATGATGCAGGTGTACGAGTATTACATCTCGCACAACCTGACCAAGGCCTTCGAATCGCTCTTTGGATCCGTCACTTGTTTGCCCGGTTGTTTCACCATGTACCGCATTCGAGCTGCCGAAACTGGAAAGCCTCTCTTCGTGTCCCGAGAGATCGTCACAGATTACTCTGAGGTTCGCGTCGACACGCTTCACATGAAGAACTTGCTACACTTGGGAGAAGACAGATACCTCACCACACTTCTCATGAAGTACCACTCGAAGTACAAGACCAAGTACATCATGCGCGCTCATGCCTGGACAATCGCGCCCGACAGCTGGGCGGTGTTTATGTCGCAACGTCGTCGATGGATCAACAGTACCGTCCACAACCTGATCGAAGTCATCCCTCTTCAGCAGCTCTGTGGTTTCTGCTGTTTCAGTATGCGTTTTGTCGTCTTCTTGGATCTTCTCTCCACTATTGTTCAGCCCGTCATTGTCGGATACATCGTGTATCTGATTGTCACGGTTGCGAAGAACCCAAGCACTGTTCCGGTCACCGCTTTCATTCTTCTGGGAGCAATCTATGGTCTTCAAgcaatcatcttcatcgtgcGCCGCAAGTGGGAAATGGTTGGTTGGATGATCATCTACATGGTTGCGACTCCGATTTTCTCCtttgctcttcctctccttgCTTTCTGGCACATGGACGACTTCTCCTGGGGTAACACACGTATGGTTACTGGTGAGAAGGGCAAGCAGATCATCGTTTCCGACGAGGGCAAGTTCGATCCGGACAGTATTCCAAAGAAGAAGTGGGAAGAATACCAAGCCGAACTCTGGGATGCACAAACACGAGATGATGCCCGCTCTGAGATCAGTGGCATTAGCTACGCTACGAAGAGCTGGCATCCTGCCGCTTCCGAGTTTGGATACCAGCAACCAGGCCACAACAGTCAATTGTCTATCCCTGTGATGCCTCACAATGCGTCGCACATGTCCCTCGCATACTCGGACAACGGGATGCCAATGGGCATGGGCGCGAGGTCAGAGTACGGTGACATCTCATCGGACATGCCATCTGATGACGCTATTCTGGCTGAAATTCGCGAGATCCTCCGTACTGCAGATCTCATGACCGTCACCAAGAAGAGCATCAAGGCCGAGCTTGAGCGACGATTCCAGGTACCAATGGACTCAAAGAGACAGTACATCGGCAGTGCCACCGAGGCGATCCTCAGCGGACAGCTTTAG